Genomic segment of Paenibacillaceae bacterium GAS479:
TGATGGAGCCAGAGAGGCGCGACGAGCGTTATCCGATCTACCAGGACGATTATGGCACATATATGATGAGCTCCGATGACATCTGTATGATCGAGAACTTGCATGAGCTGATGGAGGCTGACATCGACAGCTTGCGTATCGAAGGGTTGATGAAATCGCCCGAGTACAACGAGACGATCGTGCGCGCTTATCGAGCAGCAATTGATGCTTATACCGCTGATCCCGACGGCTACCGCTTCAATAACGAATGGTTGAATGCTATTCGTCGTGTACAGGATCCAGAACGAGAGCTGAGCTACGGCTTTTTCTATAAGGAACAGGTATATTGAATATTTGCAATCAGGAGGTGAACTTAACAACATGGCTATGACATTGAATCATCCTGTGCTAAAGGGTAAAAGGCATCGGCTAGAGCGCCCCGAGCTGCTCGCGCCGGCCGGCAATTTGGAGAAGCTGAAGTTCGCCGTGCACTACGGCGCGGACGCTGTTTATATCGGCGGCCAGAAATACGGCCTGCGCTCTGGAGCGGATAACTTCAGCTTCGAGGAGATGCGCGAAGGGGTAGAGTTCGCTGCGCGTTATGGTGCGAAGGTATTCGTAGCAACGAATATCTATGCTCATAATGAGGACATTGATGGACTGGAAGCCTATCTCCGCAAGTTGGAGGAGGTTGGCATCGCGGCAATTATCGCCGCCGATCCCGCAATTGTGGAGACAGCCCAGCGCGTTGCGCCGGGGCTGGAAGTGCATCTTAGCACTCAGCAGTCCGTGCTTAACTGGCGGACGGTGCAGTTCTGGAAAGAAGAGGGCCTGCCACGCGTCGTGCTCGCTCGCGAGACGAGCCTGGAGGAGATTGCTGAGATCAAATCCCATGTGGATATTGAGATTGAGGCGTTCATCCACGGAGCGATGTGCTCTTCTTTTTCAGGACGCTGCGTGCTTTCCAACCATTTTACCGATCGGGACTCTAACCGTGGGGGCTGCTGCCAGTCTTGCCGTTGGAAGTATGATCTGTACGTGGATGGCGACACAGTTAATGGTGAAGAAGACAATCAGTTCACGATGGGCTCCAAGGATCTATGCATGATCCGCCATATTCCGGAGCTGATTGAGGTCGGCGTGGACAGCTTCAAAATCGAGGGCCGAATGAAAAGCCTTCATTATGTCGCTACGGTCGTTAATGCGTACCGTCAGGCAATTGACTCCTACTTCGAGGATTCGGCAAGCTATGAGCTGAAGCCGGAATGGCTGGAGGAAGTGAACAAGGCGGCCAATCGCCCGCTGAACACCGGCTTTTTCTTTGATACTCCGAGCACGGAGGAGCATATTTACGGGCCGGAAGACAAGGCGGCTCCTTATGATTTTGCCGGAGTCGTTCTGGAGTATGACGCAGAGACAGGTCTTGCTGTCATCCAACAGCGCAATCACTTCAAACCGGGCCAGGAGATCGAGTTCTTCGGACCTGGCGGCACGTTTTTCAAGCAGCAGGTCGGCGAGCTTCATGACTTGGAGGGAGCCAGCCTAGATGCGGCGCGGCATCCGCTGCAGCATATCGTGCTGCGCACCGAGCAACCGGTTAAGCCAATGGATATGATGCGCAAGCGTATTCGATAACGATAATTCGATCCGACTCAATCGAGTCGGATCTTTTTTTAATTGTATTATTAATCTTCAGTACTTTAATGTCAAAAAGTGAAATAATGCTATAGTTATAACTGGTATAAAATTACATAGAAAGAAAAAAATATTTATCTGACATGAACATAATCGACGTTCTATGTTTATCCGATAAAAAAAGGAATAACCAATTGAAACGATATGAGGTGCGACGTCATGCTCAATAAAATCTACTCCAGCCTAAAGGATTCATGGACACGGCTCAGTCGGGCAAGCGGACAAAAAGGAAGGGATAAGAGTGGTAGTTCTAAAGCTACCCCGAATGGAGTAAGTGATGGGCGCCGCAAACCAGTGACGCTTGGCATGAAGCTTTTTCTGACGGTGTTTGCCAGCATTTTGATTTGCGTGCTAGTCATGGGGCAGCTCTCCTACCAGATTTCCAAGTCGATTATCGAGAAGCAGGCAACGGAGTCGTCGAGCCAGACAATCAAGCAGCTATCTGAAAAATTGGAACTTATTTTCGGCCAGTTTGATGATATTTCAATGCAATTTGTATCGGATACAACTCTGCAGAACATGATCTCCAGCACGCTATATGCTTCTGAAGAAGCAGAAGCGCTCAGGGCTCAGCGTGAATTGAACAACAAGCTGCAGAATATGGTCCTCGGTATGGATGGCGTTGAAAACTTGAATTTGATACCGCTTCGGGAAAGCCTTGGCGATACCGTGATCGGCACAGGGGAGCTGGACAAGGCAAAGCTGGAGCAACAGGAATGGTATAAGGCGGCTTTGAAAGCTCAGAGCCAGGCAGTGTGGATTCCGACGCAGCCGCTAGGCTTTCAGGGCGGCGGCAAGCCGACGATAGGACTTGCTCGGCCATTGAAGGAGCCAGGCGGCAACGAGGCGGTATATCTACTTTTAGTAGAGATTCAGGACAGCGCTTTGCAGAATCAGATCAAAGGCGCTGAACTTGGCGAGGGCAGCAGCATTTCGATAGTCGACAGCAATGATCGGATCCTGATAGACAGCACCGACAGGGGGATGATTGGTAAGGAATCGAGGGTCAAGCTGAACGGTGCCATGAACGAGCAGTTGGACGGTGCGCTGCTTACCGAGAATGCAGGTAGCGATGTGCTCGTAATCTACAAAAGCTTTCCGACAAATGGATGGATATTGTCGAGCGTGCAGCCTGTAGGTGTGCTTGTGCATGCGGCGGATTCAATTTACCGCTTGACCTTCATCGTGTCCGCAATTGCGGGCGTGCTGGCTGTGCTGATCGGATTATTCGTGATGCGGCTTGTCGGAGCGCCGCTGAACCGGTTGCGCAGCTTGATGCAGCGAGGCAAGGATGGTGATCTTACCGTGCGGGCGGAAGCCAAAAGTGGCGATGTCATCGGCAGGACGGAGCATAGCTTCAATGAGATGATGGAACAGATCACCGAGCTCGTTACCGAAGCTCGCACAGGAGCGGAGCAGGTGCTTGGCACGGCTGCGGAGCTTGGCGGAGTTTCCAAACGTACAGCGGAAGCTGCCCGCGAGATTGCGACAGCCTCTGAGGAGATTGCAGGTGGAGCTTCCAGCCTTGCGACGGAAGCGGAGCGGGGCAGTGACCTGACGATGGACATGAGCCGCAGTATGGAGCAGTTGAAGCAGAGCAATAGCCAAATGAGCGGTACGGCTCAACAGGTCGAGACTTCTAGCAAGCTCGGCAGCGAGTATATGGTCCAGCTCGTGCAGAAGACGGCTCAGACCGAGGAAATGACGAGCAATATGGCGAAGCAGATTGAGTCACTTCAGGAAAGCACACGTTCTATTCGCAAAATTCTTGACGTCCTCGGCGGCGTCGCCAAACAGACGAATATTTTGTCGCTGAACGCTTCAATCGAGGCGGCTCGTGCAGGCGCTGCGGGTAAGGGCTTTATGGTCGTCGCTGCGGAAATCCGGCAGTTGGCGGAGCAATCCAGACAGTCCATCGGTATGGTCGAGGAAATAACAGGCCGCATTCAACAGCAGATGGATGAAACGGTGGCTTCACTTGCAGCGGCCCGTCCTATTTTCCAGGAACAGATTGAATCGGTGAAGGATACAAGCCAAATTTTCCTGGAAGTGCAGGGAAGGATGGCTGAATTTGGAAACAGCCTGCAAAGTGTCGGTAGCGCGGTTCAACTGCTGGATGAAGTCCACTCCCAGCTTAGCGGAGCGATGACAAGCGTAAGCGCAGTTGCGGAGCAGTCCTCGGCAACTTCGGAGGAAGTAGCCTCGCTGACGCAGGAACAGCAGGGCGTAAGCCAGGGTCTCGTTGAACTTTCGTCCAACCTGGAAGGCGTATCACGCTCGTTGCAGCTGGCGCTTGCTCGTTTTCAAACCGAACAGTAACAACATGAAACCGGACCCTCTGAGGTTCGGTTTTTTGTTGTGATTAGGTCCTATGACTTCGTCTGTCCAATGTCAAGAGACATTCGCCTTGTTTATTTTCTAATAAAGAATTAAGTTCACACGGCTATATTCCGATATGGATAGGTACAAGGAGTTAAGAATAGAGGATGGTGTATTCAATTGCAAAATCCGTTTAAAAGATCCCTCAAAAAGGGTACGTCTGTTCCGCAACGGACTGCTGATTCTTCTGCTAGTTCCAGGTTTGCTTCACGCAATCCGCTGAATCTAATGAGTGTAAGATTGTTTTTGATCGTTTTCATTAGTATTTTAGCTTGCATCAGCATTGTCGGTACGCTTTCCTACAACATTTCCAAAAGTGTCATCGAGAAAAAGGTTACGGAATCAACAATCGCGACGGTAGGTCAGCTGAGAGGAAAGCTGGACCTTATTCTATTGAGCCTGGAGAATTACTCCATGCAGTTTTTTACAGACAAGCAGCTTCAGCAAAATTTGAATAACCTGGCCACCATTAGCAAGGAGGAATATGCCTGGTTTGATAATCAGAAGCAGATCAATGACAGGCTGGCAGGCTTGGCGTTGTCGAATCAAGATGTTGTAAATGTGAATTTGATTCCGACTGGCGGAAAATCAACTCAGATACTGGGAACCGGTAGTATGGAATATGACAAGATTAAGGATACAGCTTGGTTGAAGCAGGCTGCTGAGCTAGGCGGCAAGCCACTATGGATTCCGGTTCAGCCGAATGGTTTCCAGGGCAAAAGTGAGGCTTCATTCGGGCTTGCCCGGGCGATCAATATTGCTTCGAGCGGCAATTCCTATATTCTGCTTATTGAGATTGAAAAAACGGTCATTTCGGAACAGATGCAAAACATCGCTCTCGGCGACAGGAGTCGAGTGCAGTTACTTGATACGGCAAACACCGTTCTAATCGACAGTCTGGATACGGCTCAGGAAGGAAAGCAGACCGACATTGACCTGAGCAATAAGGGGACTGAGGAGGATACGGAAGGGCGAGGAAGTATTGTTACAGGCAGCGGTGCTGGTGAAGTACTTGCTGTTTATGAGAACCTGGGGAAGAGTGGTTGGAATGTTGTCGCCATGCTTCCGACTGCTGAGCTCGTCAAGGATGCCAAAGAAATCGCGCGTTCATCATGGTTTGTTTCAGGAGGCGCTGCTTTACTAGCTATTTTTGTTGGAATTTATGTGATATTCACTATTGGACGCCCTCTTCGTCAGCTCCGCAATCTGATGGGGGAAGCGATGGAAGGCAACCTGACCGTCCGTTCAACACTACGCTCTAAGAGTGAAATAGGTCAGCTTGCGGACAGCTTCAATGAGATGATGGGGCGCATTACCGAGCTTGTACAGCAGACCCGCGGCAATGCTAAACTTGTTCTAAGTACGGCGGAGCAGGTCGGAGACGCTTCTCGCCGCACGGCTACCGCTGCTCGTGAGATAGCTGTTGCTACGGAAGAAATTGCTGGCGGTGCTACAAGCCTGGCGATGGAGGCGGAGCGGGGAAGCGATCTGACTGGCAACATGGATCACGGCATGAGGAAGGTCAAAACTTCCAACGATGAGATGCGAGCTTCGGCAGAGCAGGTGGAGACGGCTAGCCGAGAGGGAACGGAACATATGGCAGCGATGATTCAAAAAACGGGTGAAACCGAACTGATGATTCGTTCCATGACGGAGAAAGTAGAGCGGCTTAAGGATAGCACTCGCTCGATCCGTAAAATTTTGGATGTGCTCGGTAGTGTTGCGAAGCAGACGAATATTTTGTCTCTTAATGCTTCGATTGAAGCAGCACGCGCGGGAGCAGCGGGCAAGGGCTTCATGGTTGTAGCGGGTGAAATCCGGCAGCTTGCGGAGCAATCCCGGCAATCCATCAGCCTGGTAGAGGGCATTACAAATACGATTCAGACCGAGATTGAGGAAACGGTCGTTGCGCTCGGAATGGCTCAGCCTATATTCCAAGAGCAGATCGGCTCCGTCAAAGAAGCCAATGGAATTTTCCTGGAAGTTCAAGGGCGTATGGGTGCATTGTCCGATAGCTTGGAAAATGTGTGGGAATCGATTCGCATGCTGGACGAATCCCAGCAGCAGCTCGGCGCGGCGATGGGTAGCGTGAGCGCAGTTGCGGAGCAATCTTCCGCCACCTCGCAGGAGGTAGCTTCGCTCAGCAGTGAGCAGCTCGGTGTGAGCGAGAGCCTTGTTGCCCTGTCGGGTAGTTTGGAAGCTGTATCCAAGTCGCTGCAGCAATCGTTGGACAAATTCCAAGTTAATGAATAACTGAATCCGTTGTAGCAAGTCCGGTCCGCTCAGCGGACCGTTTTTTTTGTGTTCAGGTTAGCCAACGGAGAATGGGCAACACTTGGAATAGAAGATTAGATTGCGCAAACAGGACGACACAAGAAAGGACGAACGGCGGCATGAGGATAACAAGATTGAGAATAATCGGAGCGGTTGTATCCGTGCTCCTGACTGCCGCTATCATTCGATTAGCTTGGCTCATGTTTATGCCATGGGAGACGGCGCATCAAGGAAAGGCAGCGTTAAGCCGCCCGGTTGTGCAACAGCGCAGCCATCGTCTATTGCTGGACACTGGCAGAGGAGACTTTGTAGATCGGAATGGCTTGGCGCTCACAGGGTTCTCCTATGAGGCGCTGGCCATTTTTCCGTATCCGCAAGGAGGGAAGCCTAGAGGCAGCGGCCGTGATCTGAACGCGCTGGCTCGCATTATGGGCATCAGCCGTCTGCAGCTGCAACAGAAGCTGGATCGAGCTCAGTATCCCGAGTTTTGGCTGGAGGCGGGCAGCGGCATGCCGCATCAGCTGAGCGCCACTCAGTTGAAGGAGCTGTCCAGCTTGAAGATTGAAGGAGTCGCTGTGCTGCCTTACCGCTCTCATACCGATGAATTCGGCCTGCACATTCAGGCAATCGGTTATGTCAGCGAGAACCCGCAGCGCATGGCTGATCATTATAACAAGCAGTTGAAGACCGGAAAAGCTACGCTGCGCGAGAAGACGGGCGGCGGTGGCTTGGAAATGTCGTTGGATACGCTGCTTAGAGGTACGGGGCCGGTATATGCCAGCTCATGGACGGATGCGGCAGGCAACCCGCTGAAGGGACTCGGCTTGACGATGAATCGTCCGTCCAACCCGATGTACCCTCTGAAAGTGGAGACGACGCTTAGTCTCCCTTTGCAGGCCGAGCTTGAGAGGCAGGCGCTTGCGGCTGGACTTGGCAAAGGCGCAATTGTTGTACTGGATGCAAGAACGGCGGATATTTTGGCTACGGTATCTTTGCCTGTAATGAAGGACGTAACTTCTCCAGGGCTGTTCTATGATGGTGCGGCCAACCGCGCTGTACGTGCTTATACGCCGGGGTCTATCTTTAAGCTAGTTACGGAAGCAGCCGCACTGGAGGCCGGTGTGGCCGATGAGGATGAGGTCTTCCACTGTGATGGAGAATATGGCCATTATGGCCTCTCTTGCTGGAAAGAAGGAGGGCATGGTGCAATCACGTTGCGGGAAGGTTTGGCCCAATCCTGCAATATTGTGTTTGCTGCGCTAGCGGAAAGGCTTCAGCCACAGCAGCTGGAGCGGACTGCGGATAAGCTGGGACTTGGCCGACGAATCGGCTGGAGCCTGCCTACAGGTGAACATGAAGGTGCTCTCAAGGGCCCTTTGAGGTTGCTTTGGGAGGAGGAGTCCGGAGGCGTGTTCGCGAAAGACACAATCGGCCCGAATCAAAATCTTCGCACTAGCGGTGCGTTAGCAAGAACCGGCATCGGGCAGCAGGATGTATTGCTAACTCCGCTGCAGGGGGCTAATCTGATCGTTACGCTGCTTCATAACGGCAAGGTTACTGAGCCGCGGCTTGTAACTGGCATCCGATATGCCAACGGTCAGCAAATGGCTAGGCTTGGCCGTCATATCTCTCCCTCACCTTATGGGCAAATTTCCCCTTCAACCGCGACTGCGCTTCGCAAAGGCATGAAAGAAGTCGTCGCTGCCGGAACGGGCCAGCGCTTGCAAGGTAACGCTTGGAAGCTCGCCGGCAAGTCAGGCACGGCGCAGACCGGTGCAGCAGGAACCGGCAACCACCAGTGGTTCATCGGTTATGGGCCAACATCAACACCTCGATATGCGGTTGCAGTAATTGCCGAGAACCGGCCTGAAGGAAGCGCCAATCTTGCTGCCAAAGTATTCGGGGAAGTCATGGAAACGCTGGCGTCATGGGAAGCGTCGGGAACCGATCGATTGCCTTGATAAGTAAGAGGAATTGTGCGCAGCTCCTAGCGCTTGGTGGATCACATTTGTTAACAGCTAATCAAAAGAGTGAAGAGCCTTCCCTTGCGGGACGGCTCTTCACTCTTTTGGGCTGAAAAAATTGCTTAGTGGCAAGATGTCTCACTATTATCCATAAGCTCCTGTTCTGTCTTAACTGGTTATCCAGTTAATTCTTTTCAGCAAGCTCCACATCATACTCACCTTGCGGCGGCGTAATCCAGCGGCGGAGATAACCTTGGTCGTACAGCGCCTTGACGAGAATGAGCAGCACGGGAGAAAGGATGACGCCGACTACTCCAAACAAGGATAGCGAGATGACCATGCATGCAAGCATGGTAAAAGCAGAAACGCCGAGTGTGTCTCCAGTAATGAGCGGTTCCAGAATTTGCCGTACTATGACGATGACCAGGAACAGCACCAAGAGCCAAATGGCCAATTGAAAATCACCGACTGCAAACAGGTACAAAATCCATGGCACAAAGATGGTGCCGACACCAAGCAGCGGCAATACGTCGAAGATCGCTGCCAAAACGGAAATTGTAAGGGCATTGTCAACGCCAAGCAGCAACAGGGATACAAATACAACGATAAAGGTGATCGTGATTAGTTTGAGCTGCGATTTGAGATAGGCAGTGATGCCAGAGAAGACGTTTTCCCGCAGAAAAGTGAAAGCTTTCTTGAAGGTACGCGGCGTCTTGCTCGCGGCGATCCGCTTCCAGCTGCCAATCTCGATGCTGAGAAAGTAGGCGAGAATGATCCCGATAACAAAATTGAACATAAAGGTGGAGACAGAGCTCAAATAACCGGCGGCCTTGAGCAGAAATCCTTCGGCAACTTTTTGCCCCCACGCCGTTATTGAATCGATGTATTCTTGCAGCTTGTCCACCGTTCCTGGCGGCAGGGCGCTGACTTTTTCTTTGAGCCAAGTGGAACCCTCGGTTACCTGAGCTAGGAGGATATTCTGGTACATGGGCAATTTGTCCGCTAGCGCAGTGGCTTCCCGAATCATAATATAACCTGCGCCGAAGAATACTCCGAGAATGAGAACCGAAAACACCATGATGGAAATCGCGGAGGCGATCGATTTTTTGATACCCGCTCGATTAAGCAGCTTGGCCAGCGGCTCGATGGCGGCAAAGATAAGCAGAGACAGGAAAATTGGTGCAGCAATGGAGTAAAGATAGGTGAAGGCAAGCATAATCAGATACACGGTAAGAGCAATAAGCCCAATGTCGAACGCGGTACGCCAGTATTTACGGTAAAACATTAACATGGTTAATCAGACTCCTTTAAGGGCAACAATTGGAAATCGATTCATATTTCTGTTTTGATTGTACTATAGATTTTAGATAAGCAGGCGTTTTTTGAAACTCGTTTATGTTACAATGGGTCGTAGACTTCAAGAGAATATGGTGGGGAAAAGAACGATGGAGAATTTGCTTGTCTGGGGATTCTACTTCCTCTCGCTCTATGCATTCATCCCGGGGCTGGTGAGCCGCATGTTCGGTTTCCGCGTGTTCAAGAAAGGGTTGTCGGAGAAGGAGATCTCCCTCACCTTTGATGACGGACCTGATCCGCAGTATACGCCTAAGCTGCTGGACTTGCTCGCCAGGCACGGTGCCAGGGCGACTTTTTTTGTCGTTGGAGCCCATGCGGAACGGCACCCGGAGCTGCTGAAGCGGATGAAGGATGAAGGCCATACGATCGGAATTCATAATTACGTGCACAAGGCGAACTGGATAATGAGGCCCAAAGCGGTCAAGAAGCAGATTTCCTTGACGGCCGAAGTAATTGAGCGTTCGACAGGGGAGACCCCTGTCTTTTATCGTCCTCCTTGGGGAATCGTCAATTTATTTGATTTTTCCAAAAAAGGTCAGTACAAGATTGTGCTGTGGTCCGGCATCTTCGGTGATTGGAAGGCGCATGAGGATTCGAATCGGCTTAAACGTCGTCTGCTCAAAAAGCTGAAGCCGGGAGAAGTTGTACTTCTCCATGACTGCGGTCTGACTCTAGGAGCGGATGCGAACGCGCCAGCTCAAATGCTGGAGGCGCTGCAGTATTATTTGGAAGAAGGAACACGCAAGGGATACCGCTTTGTCACGGTCCCGGAGCTGATTGAACTGACAGAGAAGAACAAGGCGAGGCGGCCTGGCTGGTGGAATCGTCTGCTCGCAGCGGCATGGTTGCAATATGAGAATCTGTTCCATTTGGCGTTCCGACTCAAGCCAATCTCCGGGAAAGAAGACGGCAAGCCTATTCTGCACTATCGTCAAGTTAGCTATAATGGGCCTGAGGTCGAGCTGAAAGAAGGCGTCCGCATCACTAAAGGTGACAAGCTGGCCGAAATTCATCTGGATAACGCTCTGCTACGTCAAGCGGCTATGCGTTCCTCTTCTCCGGTAACGGTCATGATTCGTTTGATTCGAGAGATGGAGTCGGCTCTTCCCGCCGTGTCCAGAGCCGTGCTGAATGATCCAAAAATGTCGTCCGTCAAGGCTCTCTACGGGGTCTCAATGATTCATAAGGGAACAGACAAGCTAGGCTTTCAATTGTTTGACCTGCCGGAAAATTTATTCGCCAAAGTTTCTCGTATTTATCTAAAGATTTTATTCCGTGTGTTATCTGCTAAGCCGAAACAGAAGCAGAAGCAGACAACCAGCACGAAGAAAACAGGCCGCGGCAGTGCGAATGCCATGTATCCTCGAATGCTGTTTCTGTCTCGCATGGATATGGAGAGCTTCGTGAACATGACAACGCCGGCTCCTAGAAAAGCCGAAAGTCCCAACGAGCTGCCCCTTGCAGCCACATCAGAGGAATCAGCCCTTCCTACAACGATTCTGTCCTAACGCTTTGCCAACCGGCCCGTCATTAGTCGAGGCCGGTTTTTTTTTGCATATGTACATCACCCAAGGGATGTCGGAAGCAGATTGTTTGTTCTACTTGAATTGAATCAAGTGTTACTGATTCTTTTCGCGGTTCTGTCAAGCTTTTGCATTGGACTTTTACCATGAAGGAGCTATGATGGAAAAGAAGGGAGAGGAATTCATGACCGAGGCAGACTGGGAAGAGCATCTGATGCTGCAGATCGCCTCCCGGAGCAGCGACGCGCTGGAGAAGCTTTATGACCGTTATGAGCGACCGCTGTATTCGTTCATTTACCGAATTGTCGGAGACGGTATGGCGGCAGAAGAAATCATTCAAGAGCTGTTTTTAAAAATATGGAATAATGCAGAGGCATATACCTCGAACGGGCGGAATGGCAAGGTGAGCAGTTGGATTTTTACAATAGCTCGCAACCGATCCATCGACTGGCTGCGTAGGCGAGATAGCCGTCCCGCGGCTGGTGGGGAGATCGGGCTGGATGTAATAAGCGATCCGCTCACGACCGAGCTGGCCGTTGAGAACCGTTTGATGGCCGAGCAGATGAGACAAGCACTGTCTGAGCTTAATGTGGAACAGAAGCAAGTTCTGGAATGGGTTTATTACGGGGGTTATACTCAGCAAGAGATAGCCGATCACCATGATATTCCGCTTGGCACGGTGAAGAGTCGCATCCGCCTCGGTCTACGTCAGCTGCGCAAGCGGCTCGGCGATTCGTGGAGAGAGGGGGTTCGTACATGAGGGAAGAGCATTCAGAGTCCGATGAGCGTCCATGCTCCGACATAGAGCTGTATGCATTAGGTATGTTGGATGGTGGAGAACGCGTTCGCATGGAGACGCATGTACAGGACTGCGCCGAGTGCAAGCAGGAGCTTGACAGGCTGCAGGAGCTTCTTGGTCTGTTGCCGTTGGCTGCAGAACAGGTGGACCCTCCCGAGGGGATGAAAAAGCGGGTACTGAACGCTGTGCTGCGAGGTCCTGCGCCGGAGAGCAGGGACAGCGGAGCTGAGGGAATTTCGTTGGCATCTAGCAGAACTGGCGAGAATGTTCCCGACGAATTGGAGCAGGTTGATGCTGTTGAGCTTCGAGACGCAGAACTGCGTACCGCAAAGCCGAGTGACGCGGAGCTGTATTCTTTAGAGCAACGTGCAGAAGAGCATCGTGACGCGGAGCATGCCGCAGAACTTTATGCGGAAGAGCGTCGTGCTGAGACCGAGGCGAACCGGCTGCAACAATCGGCTGCAGAAGCGATGAACAGCCCGGCTTCCCTTGAAGCCAATGAGCCTGCCCTACAAAAAGATGGTGAAGCTGTGACCGCCACATCGGCGACTTGGACGCCTTCTTCACAGCAGCAAACCAGAGGCTGGCGAGCCTCGCTTACAGCTGTCCTGGCGGCAGCTGCTGCAGTGATGCTGTTGCTGTCCGGTGTGCTGGCGCAGCGAATGGACAGCCTGAACCGTGAGAACAAACGTCTCGCGGCGGAGCTTGGCCAGACCAGGCTCAGCCTGGACAACGCGAACAGCGAGCTGAAGAAGGCGGCTCAGCCTTTTACCGGAGCGGCAGTAAGCCAGGTCGTTTCCTTGAAGCCAGTCAAAGATTTGGTTGCGCGAGGTCAGGCCTATATTCTAGTCGATGAGAGAGGCACGCATCTAATCGTGCAAGCGAGCAAGCTGCCCGAGCTTAAAGATGAACAGGCGTTCCAGGTATGGCTGATCAAAGGGGACAAACCAGTCAATGCCGGGACGTTCAAGCCTTCGGGCAACTCAGGGGCAGTCACATTTACGTTCCCTGGAGGCTCCTTTGACCAGGTAGCAATTACACTGGAACCAGACGCCTTTGGCGCCACGCCGCGTG
This window contains:
- a CDS encoding putative protease, encoding MAMTLNHPVLKGKRHRLERPELLAPAGNLEKLKFAVHYGADAVYIGGQKYGLRSGADNFSFEEMREGVEFAARYGAKVFVATNIYAHNEDIDGLEAYLRKLEEVGIAAIIAADPAIVETAQRVAPGLEVHLSTQQSVLNWRTVQFWKEEGLPRVVLARETSLEEIAEIKSHVDIEIEAFIHGAMCSSFSGRCVLSNHFTDRDSNRGGCCQSCRWKYDLYVDGDTVNGEEDNQFTMGSKDLCMIRHIPELIEVGVDSFKIEGRMKSLHYVATVVNAYRQAIDSYFEDSASYELKPEWLEEVNKAANRPLNTGFFFDTPSTEEHIYGPEDKAAPYDFAGVVLEYDAETGLAVIQQRNHFKPGQEIEFFGPGGTFFKQQVGELHDLEGASLDAARHPLQHIVLRTEQPVKPMDMMRKRIR
- a CDS encoding methyl-accepting chemotaxis protein; the encoded protein is MLNKIYSSLKDSWTRLSRASGQKGRDKSGSSKATPNGVSDGRRKPVTLGMKLFLTVFASILICVLVMGQLSYQISKSIIEKQATESSSQTIKQLSEKLELIFGQFDDISMQFVSDTTLQNMISSTLYASEEAEALRAQRELNNKLQNMVLGMDGVENLNLIPLRESLGDTVIGTGELDKAKLEQQEWYKAALKAQSQAVWIPTQPLGFQGGGKPTIGLARPLKEPGGNEAVYLLLVEIQDSALQNQIKGAELGEGSSISIVDSNDRILIDSTDRGMIGKESRVKLNGAMNEQLDGALLTENAGSDVLVIYKSFPTNGWILSSVQPVGVLVHAADSIYRLTFIVSAIAGVLAVLIGLFVMRLVGAPLNRLRSLMQRGKDGDLTVRAEAKSGDVIGRTEHSFNEMMEQITELVTEARTGAEQVLGTAAELGGVSKRTAEAAREIATASEEIAGGASSLATEAERGSDLTMDMSRSMEQLKQSNSQMSGTAQQVETSSKLGSEYMVQLVQKTAQTEEMTSNMAKQIESLQESTRSIRKILDVLGGVAKQTNILSLNASIEAARAGAAGKGFMVVAAEIRQLAEQSRQSIGMVEEITGRIQQQMDETVASLAAARPIFQEQIESVKDTSQIFLEVQGRMAEFGNSLQSVGSAVQLLDEVHSQLSGAMTSVSAVAEQSSATSEEVASLTQEQQGVSQGLVELSSNLEGVSRSLQLALARFQTEQ
- a CDS encoding methyl-accepting chemotaxis protein — encoded protein: MQNPFKRSLKKGTSVPQRTADSSASSRFASRNPLNLMSVRLFLIVFISILACISIVGTLSYNISKSVIEKKVTESTIATVGQLRGKLDLILLSLENYSMQFFTDKQLQQNLNNLATISKEEYAWFDNQKQINDRLAGLALSNQDVVNVNLIPTGGKSTQILGTGSMEYDKIKDTAWLKQAAELGGKPLWIPVQPNGFQGKSEASFGLARAINIASSGNSYILLIEIEKTVISEQMQNIALGDRSRVQLLDTANTVLIDSLDTAQEGKQTDIDLSNKGTEEDTEGRGSIVTGSGAGEVLAVYENLGKSGWNVVAMLPTAELVKDAKEIARSSWFVSGGAALLAIFVGIYVIFTIGRPLRQLRNLMGEAMEGNLTVRSTLRSKSEIGQLADSFNEMMGRITELVQQTRGNAKLVLSTAEQVGDASRRTATAAREIAVATEEIAGGATSLAMEAERGSDLTGNMDHGMRKVKTSNDEMRASAEQVETASREGTEHMAAMIQKTGETELMIRSMTEKVERLKDSTRSIRKILDVLGSVAKQTNILSLNASIEAARAGAAGKGFMVVAGEIRQLAEQSRQSISLVEGITNTIQTEIEETVVALGMAQPIFQEQIGSVKEANGIFLEVQGRMGALSDSLENVWESIRMLDESQQQLGAAMGSVSAVAEQSSATSQEVASLSSEQLGVSESLVALSGSLEAVSKSLQQSLDKFQVNE
- a CDS encoding Cell division protein FtsI/penicillin-binding protein 2, with the protein product MRITRLRIIGAVVSVLLTAAIIRLAWLMFMPWETAHQGKAALSRPVVQQRSHRLLLDTGRGDFVDRNGLALTGFSYEALAIFPYPQGGKPRGSGRDLNALARIMGISRLQLQQKLDRAQYPEFWLEAGSGMPHQLSATQLKELSSLKIEGVAVLPYRSHTDEFGLHIQAIGYVSENPQRMADHYNKQLKTGKATLREKTGGGGLEMSLDTLLRGTGPVYASSWTDAAGNPLKGLGLTMNRPSNPMYPLKVETTLSLPLQAELERQALAAGLGKGAIVVLDARTADILATVSLPVMKDVTSPGLFYDGAANRAVRAYTPGSIFKLVTEAAALEAGVADEDEVFHCDGEYGHYGLSCWKEGGHGAITLREGLAQSCNIVFAALAERLQPQQLERTADKLGLGRRIGWSLPTGEHEGALKGPLRLLWEEESGGVFAKDTIGPNQNLRTSGALARTGIGQQDVLLTPLQGANLIVTLLHNGKVTEPRLVTGIRYANGQQMARLGRHISPSPYGQISPSTATALRKGMKEVVAAGTGQRLQGNAWKLAGKSGTAQTGAAGTGNHQWFIGYGPTSTPRYAVAVIAENRPEGSANLAAKVFGEVMETLASWEASGTDRLP